The proteins below are encoded in one region of Telopea speciosissima isolate NSW1024214 ecotype Mountain lineage chromosome 10, Tspe_v1, whole genome shotgun sequence:
- the LOC122641887 gene encoding ADP,ATP carrier protein 1, mitochondrial-like, whose amino-acid sequence MMAGDRPQHPTVLQKVTGQLNLGSSLSRDVPAHHGGLYRPAMSQRHFSYGNYCNSNLQSPLMQSCNGNIDLSMVSSATSLIFVQAPKEKNFTNFAIDFLMGGVSAAVSKTAAAPIERVKLLIQNQDEMIKAGRLSEPYKGIGDCFSRTMKDEGVMSLWRGNTANVIRYFPTQALNFAFKDYFKRLFNFKKDKDGYWTWFAGNLASGGAAGASSLLFVYSLDYARTRLANDSKAAKKGGERQFNGLVDVYRKTLQSDGIAGLYRGFNISCVGIIVYRGLYFGLYDSLKPVLLTGNLQDSFFASFALGWLITNGAGLASYPIDTVRRRMMMTSGEAVKYKSSLDAFSQILKNEGAKSLFKGAGANILRAVAGAGVLAGYDKLQLIVFGKKYGSGGG is encoded by the exons ATGATGGCTGGTGATCGGCCTCAGCACCCCACAGTCCTTCAAAAGGTTACTGGACAGCTCAATCTTGGATCTAGTCTTTCCCGTGATGTGCCGGCACACCATGGGGGTTTATATAGACCAGCTATGTCTCAGAGGCATTTTTCATATGGAAATTATTGCAATTCAAATTTGCAGTCCCCATTGATGCAGTCATGCAATGGGAACATCGACCTGTCCATGGTTTCCTCTGCCACTTCACTGATCTTTGTTCAAGCCCCCAAGGAGAAAAACTTCACCAACTTTGCTATTGATTTTCTTATGGGTGGAGTATCTGCAGCTGTATCTAAAACAGCTGCTGCACCTATAGAGCGTGTTAAGCTTTTGATTCAGAACCAAGATGAAATGATCAAGGCTGGTCGGTTGTCTGAGCCTTACAAAGGTATTGGGGACTGTTTTAGCCGGACAATGAAGGATGAAGGGGTGATGTCATTGTGGAGAGGGAACACTGCTAATGTCATCCGTTACTTCCCAACACAG GCCTTGAACTTTGCCTTTAAGGATTACTTCAAGAGGTTGTTCAACTTCAAGAAAGACAAGGATGGATACTGGACATGGTTTGCAGGCAACTTGGCATCTGGTGGTGCTGCTGGTGCTTCATCCCTGCTATTTGTCTATTCACTGGATTATGCTCGAACCCGTCTGGCTAATGATTCCAAGGCAgcaaagaaaggaggagagagacaatTCAATGGTCTCGTTGATGTCTACAGGAAGACACTCCAGTCAGATGGTATTGCTGGCCTTTACCGTGGATTCAACATTTCATGTGTCGGAATCATTGTTTACCGTGGTCTCTACTTTGGACTGTATGATTCTTTGAAGCCAGTTCTTCTTACTGGAAATTTACAG GATAGTTTCTTTGCTAGCTTTGCATTGGGTTGGCTCATCACAAATGGTGCTGGTCTTGCATCCTACCCAATTGACACTGttcgaagaagaatgatgatgACCTCCGGTGAAGCTGTCAAGTACAAGAGCTCATTGGATGCATTCTCACAGATCCTGAAGAATGAGGGAGCCAAGTCCTTGTTCAAAGGTGCAGGAGCGAACATTCTCCGTGCAGTTGCCGGTGCTGGTGTGCTTGCTGGTTATGACAAGCTGCAGCTGATCGTTTTTGGAAAGAAGTACGGATCTGGTGGAGGCTAA